A genomic stretch from Desulfolutivibrio sulfodismutans DSM 3696 includes:
- a CDS encoding magnesium transporter CorA family protein, translating to MISIYKHAGGKLGEIRQIEDDCWINVVNPGEAEIKSLAEQTGVPQDFLTDALDVDERARIETEDGSVLIVVHTPMRAADEDDDIPFRTIPLGIIKKDRLIITVCRQENEIVQQFLEGRVKNFLVSDRARFIIQVFLNTSITFLRHLKEINRKSNLLEDDLHKSMQNEALIRLVNIEKSLVYFMTSVKANEIVMARITRADVLRLDELDKDLLDDAITENLQAIHMTKIYSNILSGLMDAFASIISNNLNVVMKVLTSVTIILMIPNLIASIYGMNVELPFQHSINAFLIVVATGLCLSILGVLVFVKKKWL from the coding sequence ATGATATCCATCTATAAGCACGCGGGCGGCAAGCTCGGCGAGATCCGCCAGATCGAGGACGACTGTTGGATCAACGTCGTCAACCCCGGCGAGGCGGAAATCAAGTCCCTGGCCGAGCAGACCGGCGTCCCCCAGGATTTCCTCACCGACGCCCTGGACGTGGATGAGCGGGCCCGCATCGAGACCGAGGACGGCAGCGTGCTCATCGTGGTGCATACGCCCATGCGCGCCGCCGACGAGGACGACGACATCCCGTTTCGCACCATCCCCCTGGGCATCATTAAAAAAGACCGGCTGATCATCACCGTGTGCCGCCAGGAAAACGAGATCGTGCAGCAATTTCTGGAAGGCCGGGTCAAAAACTTCCTGGTCAGCGACCGGGCCCGGTTCATCATCCAGGTGTTTCTCAATACGTCCATCACCTTTTTGCGCCACCTCAAAGAGATCAACAGGAAGTCGAACCTCCTGGAGGACGACCTGCACAAGTCCATGCAAAATGAGGCGCTCATTCGGCTCGTGAACATTGAAAAAAGCCTCGTCTACTTCATGACCTCGGTCAAAGCCAATGAGATCGTCATGGCCAGGATCACCAGGGCGGATGTTCTTCGCCTGGATGAACTCGACAAGGATCTTCTGGACGACGCCATCACCGAAAATCTTCAGGCCATCCACATGACCAAGATATACAGCAACATCTTAAGCGGGTTGATGGACGCCTTCGCCTCCATCATCTCCAACAACCTCAACGTGGTCATGAAAGTGCTCACCAGCGTGACCATCATCCTGATGATCCCCAACCTTATCGCCAGCATCTACGGCATGAACGTGGAACTGCCTTTTCAGCATTCCATAAACGCCTTCCTCATCGTGGTGGCGACGGGGCTTTGTTTGTCGATTCTGGGGGTCTTGGTGTTTGTGAAAAAGAAGTGGCTTTAA
- a CDS encoding AraC family transcriptional regulator, with the protein MTKNSANPTGDAAEALSRPSEQGDDPDPHRPVLGVSRELPPFQPSPPHCHFRAQLIHASAGVMTITTSDGIWVTPPHLALWVPSMIWHHVRVYGRVSLKTLYILPGAVPDMPDACRVVPVSPLLRELIIHACAFPRDYDPDGPEGRVMAVILDQMRVSTTAPLYLPMPRDPRLAVVCRNLLDNPGDRRTLPELAARAGAVDRTLLRLFLKETGLTFRIWRRQARLLAALRKLAAGEPVMAVAMDLGYESQSAFIAMFRRALGVTPGRYFARDEGLRQGHARPAAGVSQIVPDQRPP; encoded by the coding sequence ATGACGAAGAATAGCGCGAATCCGACAGGGGACGCGGCCGAGGCCCTTTCCCGACCCAGCGAGCAGGGTGACGACCCCGATCCGCATCGGCCGGTTCTGGGCGTGTCCCGCGAGCTTCCGCCGTTTCAACCCAGCCCGCCGCATTGCCATTTCCGGGCCCAGCTCATCCATGCCTCGGCCGGGGTCATGACCATCACCACATCGGACGGCATCTGGGTCACCCCGCCGCACCTGGCCCTGTGGGTTCCCTCCATGATCTGGCATCATGTGCGGGTGTATGGCCGCGTGTCGCTCAAGACCCTGTACATCCTGCCCGGGGCCGTGCCGGACATGCCGGATGCCTGCCGGGTGGTTCCGGTGTCGCCGCTTTTGCGGGAACTGATCATCCACGCCTGCGCCTTTCCGAGGGACTACGATCCAGACGGCCCGGAAGGCCGGGTCATGGCCGTGATCCTGGACCAGATGCGGGTTTCGACCACGGCTCCCCTGTATCTGCCCATGCCCCGCGACCCCAGGCTGGCCGTGGTCTGCCGCAACCTCCTGGACAACCCAGGAGACCGACGCACCCTGCCGGAACTGGCCGCCCGGGCCGGGGCCGTGGACCGCACGCTGTTGCGGCTTTTCCTCAAGGAAACGGGGCTGACCTTCCGTATCTGGCGCAGGCAGGCCAGGCTTTTGGCGGCGCTTCGCAAGCTGGCCGCCGGAGAACCGGTCATGGCCGTGGCCATGGACCTGGGCTATGAAAGCCAAAGCGCGTTTATCGCCATGTTTCGGCGCGCCCTGGGGGTCACCCCGGGACGTTACTTCGCGCGGGATGAAGGCCTGCGCCAGGGGCACGCCCGCCCTGCCGCCGGGGTATCGCAGATTGTGCCGGACCAGCGTCCGCCTTGA
- the secF gene encoding protein translocase subunit SecF: MGLELIRPGTHIDFLKYRKIAYLVSAVIILAGFISLAVKGGPRYGVDFAGGLTIQLKFDKPVDVSDIRKAIEPVGLAGLVVQRFGQDADSEYLVRAAEQDMSQEGIREAVVTAMQKALPDSGFTVQRLEMVGPKVGADLRSKAIEAVFYAVLLIAIYISGRFEQRWMAAGIMAAGLTSGVYLLNLLHVPTGYLILAAMLITMLLCWYMRLKFALGAVVADLHDVFMIIGIFSLLDKEFDLTTVAALLTILGYSLNDTIIVFDRIRETMHGADKKEPLADIINRSINQTLTRTILTAGTTLVVTVCLYLFGGAVIHDFALALLIGIVAGTYSSIFIASPILLDLGSGFVRKEQAQATATEPAA, translated from the coding sequence ATGGGACTTGAGTTGATCAGACCTGGAACGCACATCGATTTTCTCAAATATCGCAAGATCGCCTATCTCGTCTCCGCCGTGATCATCCTGGCGGGATTCATCTCCCTGGCGGTCAAGGGCGGCCCCCGCTACGGCGTGGATTTTGCGGGCGGCCTGACCATCCAGCTCAAGTTCGACAAGCCCGTGGACGTCTCCGACATCCGCAAGGCCATTGAGCCCGTGGGGCTTGCGGGTTTGGTTGTGCAGCGTTTCGGCCAGGACGCGGACAGCGAATACCTGGTGCGGGCCGCCGAGCAGGACATGTCCCAGGAGGGCATCCGCGAGGCCGTGGTCACGGCTATGCAAAAGGCCCTGCCCGATTCCGGATTTACGGTGCAGCGCCTGGAGATGGTCGGTCCCAAGGTGGGCGCGGACCTGCGCTCCAAGGCCATCGAGGCCGTGTTCTACGCGGTTTTGCTCATCGCCATCTACATCTCCGGCCGCTTCGAGCAACGTTGGATGGCGGCGGGCATCATGGCCGCCGGGCTGACCAGCGGCGTCTATCTGCTCAACCTGCTGCATGTGCCCACGGGCTATCTCATCCTGGCGGCCATGCTCATCACCATGCTGCTTTGCTGGTACATGCGGTTGAAATTCGCCTTGGGCGCGGTGGTGGCCGATCTGCATGACGTGTTCATGATCATCGGCATCTTTTCGCTCCTGGACAAGGAATTCGACCTGACCACGGTGGCCGCGCTTCTGACCATCCTGGGCTATTCCCTAAACGACACCATCATCGTCTTCGACCGTATCCGGGAAACCATGCACGGCGCGGACAAGAAGGAACCGCTGGCGGACATCATCAACCGCAGCATCAACCAGACCCTGACCCGCACCATCCTGACGGCAGGCACCACCCTGGTGGTCACCGTGTGTCTGTACCTTTTTGGCGGCGCGGTCATCCATGATTTCGCCCTGGCCCTGTTGATCGGCATCGTGGCCGGCACCTATTCCTCCATCTTCATCGCCAGCCCCATCCTGCTGGATCTGGGGTCCGGATTCGTGCGCAAGGAACAGGCCCAGGCGACGGCGACGGAGCCCGCCGCGTGA
- the tatC gene encoding twin-arginine translocase subunit TatC yields the protein MSTGSGDNPDGVREAGTAADGGDAVTGREGAGDSHDVAASGLEPDGVPSGPEQGGVPTGPEQGGPPSGPEQDGVPSGPDPAVPPATDPPPSGDAASDEEHVDQEMSLLDHLGELRTRIMHCVIAAAAGFLACYAVAEDMLRIFLKPLISVLPPKSTLIATTLPEKFFTVLKMAFLGGFLVASPYIFYQIWRFIAPGLYREERRALVPVAIATAFFFTGGGVFGYFVVFPYAFSFFVNYAGELITIMPTISSYYSFAVMLLVAFGVVFELPVVLYFLARIGLVTAAGLRRNRRWAILGAFILGALLTPADPISQCLMAGPLIVLYEVGIVAAALFGKKKPPAPESAAPETTVSE from the coding sequence GTGAGCACGGGTTCCGGCGACAACCCGGACGGCGTTCGGGAGGCCGGGACTGCGGCTGACGGCGGGGATGCCGTTACGGGGCGCGAGGGGGCTGGCGATTCGCATGATGTTGCTGCGTCCGGCCTTGAGCCGGACGGCGTGCCGTCGGGGCCAGAGCAAGGCGGCGTGCCGACAGGTCCAGAGCAGGGCGGCCCGCCGTCTGGTCCAGAACAGGACGGCGTGCCGTCTGGTCCAGACCCAGCCGTCCCCCCCGCAACCGATCCGCCGCCCTCCGGGGACGCCGCCTCCGACGAGGAGCACGTCGACCAGGAGATGTCCCTGCTCGACCATCTGGGCGAGTTGCGAACCCGGATCATGCATTGCGTGATCGCCGCTGCGGCGGGTTTTCTGGCCTGCTACGCCGTGGCCGAAGACATGCTGCGGATTTTTTTGAAGCCGCTTATAAGCGTCCTGCCGCCGAAAAGCACGCTGATCGCCACCACCCTGCCGGAGAAGTTCTTCACCGTCCTTAAGATGGCCTTTTTGGGCGGCTTCCTGGTGGCCAGCCCCTACATCTTCTATCAGATTTGGCGGTTCATCGCCCCGGGACTCTACAGGGAGGAACGGCGGGCGCTTGTTCCCGTGGCCATCGCCACGGCCTTTTTCTTTACCGGCGGCGGGGTGTTCGGCTATTTCGTGGTCTTTCCCTACGCGTTTTCGTTTTTCGTGAACTACGCTGGGGAACTTATCACCATCATGCCCACCATCAGCAGCTATTATTCCTTTGCGGTGATGCTGCTGGTGGCCTTCGGGGTGGTGTTCGAACTGCCCGTGGTCCTGTATTTTCTGGCCCGCATCGGGCTGGTCACGGCCGCCGGGCTGCGTCGCAACCGGCGTTGGGCCATCCTGGGGGCGTTCATTCTGGGGGCGCTTTTGACCCCTGCCGACCCCATCAGCCAGTGCCTCATGGCCGGGCCGCTGATTGTGCTCTATGAAGTGGGCATTGTGGCGGCGGCGCTTTTCGGGAAAAAGAAACCGCCTGCCCCAGAGTCCGCCGCCCCTGAGACAACCGTTTCGGAATAG
- the recA gene encoding recombinase RecA, with the protein MAKKTISPDSMRNDALATALTTIERKYGQGSVMRLDDSAHVKIPVIPTGSIGLDMALGVGGIPRGRITEIYGPESSGKTTLALHIIAEAQKAGGTAAFIDAEHALDVSYAKRLGVKTEELLISQPDYGEQALDIADLLVRSGAVDVVVVDSVAALIPQAELEGDMGDTQVGGQARLMSHAMRKLTGTIHKSRTSVVFINQIRMKIGMTGYGSPETTTGGNALKFYASIRLDIRRIQTLKDKEESYGNRCRVKVVKNKVAPPFREAQFDILYGTGISREGELIDMGVEAGIVDKSGAWFAFGSERLGQGRENVRAFLQEHTDIRQTVEQKLMEHLGLSESVAPLDVPALPDEADDGM; encoded by the coding sequence ATGGCCAAAAAGACCATTTCCCCGGACTCGATGCGAAATGACGCCCTGGCGACCGCCCTGACCACCATCGAACGCAAATACGGCCAGGGCTCGGTCATGCGTCTCGACGATTCGGCCCATGTGAAGATACCGGTCATCCCCACCGGCTCCATCGGCCTGGACATGGCCCTGGGCGTGGGCGGCATCCCGCGGGGGCGGATCACCGAGATCTACGGCCCCGAATCCTCGGGCAAAACCACCCTGGCCCTGCACATCATCGCCGAGGCCCAGAAGGCGGGCGGCACCGCCGCCTTCATCGACGCCGAACACGCCCTGGACGTGAGCTACGCCAAACGCCTGGGGGTCAAGACCGAGGAACTGCTCATCTCCCAGCCCGACTACGGCGAACAGGCCCTGGACATCGCCGACCTGCTGGTGCGTTCGGGCGCGGTGGACGTGGTGGTGGTGGACTCCGTGGCCGCCCTGATCCCCCAGGCCGAGTTGGAGGGCGACATGGGCGATACCCAGGTGGGCGGACAGGCCCGGCTCATGTCCCACGCCATGCGCAAGCTCACCGGCACCATCCACAAGTCGCGCACCTCGGTGGTCTTCATCAACCAGATCCGCATGAAGATCGGCATGACCGGCTACGGCAGCCCCGAAACCACCACCGGCGGCAACGCGCTGAAATTCTACGCCAGCATCCGCCTGGACATCCGGCGCATCCAGACGCTCAAGGACAAGGAAGAAAGCTACGGCAACCGCTGCCGGGTCAAGGTGGTCAAAAACAAGGTGGCCCCCCCCTTCCGCGAAGCCCAGTTCGACATCCTCTACGGCACCGGCATCTCCCGCGAAGGCGAACTGATCGACATGGGCGTGGAAGCGGGCATCGTGGACAAATCCGGGGCCTGGTTCGCGTTTGGCAGCGAGCGCCTGGGCCAGGGACGGGAAAACGTGCGGGCCTTTTTGCAGGAGCACACCGACATCCGCCAGACCGTCGAGCAAAAACTCATGGAACATCTGGGGCTGTCCGAGTCCGTAGCGCCCCTGGATGTCCCGGCCCTGCCGGATGAGGCCGACGACGGCATGTAA